TCGAGCCTGCATCGCCTCGGTAAGATGGAGCAATCGGTGCGCGAATCGGGACTGCCTTCCGTCTGCATCGATCACCATTCCACCACCGACGCCTTCTGGGGAATCAACGCCATCGACGAGAGCGCCTGCGCCACGGGAGAGATGATCTTCGATCTGATCGTCGCGCTCGGGGGGAGGCCCGACCGCGCCTCGGCCGCGGCGCTGTACACGGCGATGGTGACCGACACCGGCAATTTCCGCTTCTCCAAGACCTCGCCGCGCTCGCACCGGATCGCCGCGGAGCTGCTTTCCCTGGGCGTGGATCCGGCGGGCATCTACGAATTGGTCTACGAGCAGCAGCCGGAAGGCTTCATCCGGCTGATGGGAATGGCGCTGGCCAAGTTCCGTCTGGAGGCCGACGGGCGCCTCGGCTGGATCGCGCTGAACCGGCGCGAGATGATCGAGTGCTCGGCGGAGCAGGCCGACACCTCGGAGATCGTCAACCACCTCTTCGCCATCCGCGGCGTGCGGGCCTGCCTGCTGTTCAAGGAGCTGCCCGACGGCAAGGTGAAGGTCAGCTTCCGGTCGAAGGGATCGATCGATGTCCATGCGGTCGCCTCCTCCTACGGCGGGGGCGGCCACCAGAACGCCTCCGGCGCGGTGGTGGACGGTCCTCTCGAGGGGGCCATCGGCAGGGTGGTGGCGGATGTCCGCGCGATTCTCCCCTGAGCCGCTGCGGCTTCAGATAGGGATCCTGCTTTCCGGGTGCGGCCACTTCGACGGCAGCGACGTGCAGGAAACGGTCCTGTGCGGCCTCGCCCTGGATCGCCGCGGCGCGAAGGCGATCGCCCTGGCGCCGCGGCGCCCGCAGCTGCACGTGGTGGATCACACGGTGGGAGACGAGACGGCCGCCGAGGCACGCGACCTCTATCTCGAATCCTCGCGAATCCTTCATGACAAGATCCAGATGGTTCCCGACTTTCCCCTCGAGACGCTGCAGGCGCTGATCGTGCCGGGTGGATTCGGCGCCGCCAAGAACCTCATGATCGGCTTCGCGCAGCCGGGAACGCGGCGCGAAGCGCACCCGGACGCCGCGGCGGTGGTGGGGCATTTCCTCGAGACCGGCAAGCCGATTGGCGTGGTAGGGCTGGGGGACATCCTGATCGCCCCTTTGATCGGCGCGCCCCTCGAGGACCCTCAGGAGGGGCTGGATCCGGCCGAGGTGCGCTCCTTTCGGAACGGCAGCATCGTGTCCACTCCCGGGTTCAAATCGTTCCACCGGGTCTCCGAGGTAGCCGTGGGGATCGAGGCGATGGTGGAGGAGCTGCTGCGGCAGGTGAAGCGGCGATGAGAGTCCGGGTGCTGCTTTTCGCGCGGCTGCGCGAGCTGGCGGGGCGCGAGGTGGTGGACCTGGATCTTCCCGAGGGGGAGACTTTGTCCGGCTGCTGGCGCCGTCTGCAGCAGGAACATCCTCCCCTCCAGGCCTATCGCGGCATGCCGCTGGCCGCCGTGAACCAGGAATATGCGCCGGCCAACCTGGCGTTGCGCGGCGGAGAGGAGGTGGCGTTCTTTCCCCCGGTCAGCGGCGGCAGGGAGGGGGAGAGGGAGGCTTATCGCATCATTGCGGAGCCGATCCTGCTGGACGCCCTGATGGCCGCCTGCTCAGGCGAGGACGTGGGAGCCCTGGCGTCCTTCGTCGGAACGGTGCGCCGTGAGAACGCGGGGCGCCGCGTGACCGCCGTCGAGTATCACGCCTATCCGGCCATGGCGGAAAAAGTCTTGAGGGGAATTGGCCAGGAGATGCTGCGTGGATACGGTCCACTACGTATCGCCCTGATCCACCGGGTGGGACGGCTCGCCATCGGGGAGGCCAGCGTGGCGATTGTGGTCGGGTCGGCGCACCGTCATGCCGCCCTGGGAGCGGTGGCCTATGCCATCGAGCGCATCAAGCAGGCGGCGCCCATCTGGAAGAAGGAATTCTACGAGGACGGCTCGAGCTGGCTGGAGCCGGCGCCCGCCAAACCTGAGACCCCCTGAAAAAAAAGCGGGGAGCCGAAGCTCCCCGCCAAATTCCTATTTCCAGCCGGGTTATTTCTTTTC
This genomic stretch from Candidatus Polarisedimenticolia bacterium harbors:
- a CDS encoding bifunctional oligoribonuclease/PAP phosphatase NrnA produces the protein MTPEIIARIRQALGGAGRILLTTHQNPDGDGLGSQVALTAYLRSIGKEVVILNPDPVPERYRFLDPEGTIRSFEEPGGAELLRGCQLIVTLDNSSLHRLGKMEQSVRESGLPSVCIDHHSTTDAFWGINAIDESACATGEMIFDLIVALGGRPDRASAAALYTAMVTDTGNFRFSKTSPRSHRIAAELLSLGVDPAGIYELVYEQQPEGFIRLMGMALAKFRLEADGRLGWIALNRREMIECSAEQADTSEIVNHLFAIRGVRACLLFKELPDGKVKVSFRSKGSIDVHAVASSYGGGGHQNASGAVVDGPLEGAIGRVVADVRAILP
- a CDS encoding molybdenum cofactor biosynthesis protein MoaE, which gives rise to MRVRVLLFARLRELAGREVVDLDLPEGETLSGCWRRLQQEHPPLQAYRGMPLAAVNQEYAPANLALRGGEEVAFFPPVSGGREGEREAYRIIAEPILLDALMAACSGEDVGALASFVGTVRRENAGRRVTAVEYHAYPAMAEKVLRGIGQEMLRGYGPLRIALIHRVGRLAIGEASVAIVVGSAHRHAALGAVAYAIERIKQAAPIWKKEFYEDGSSWLEPAPAKPETP